The Sporosarcina ureae genome includes a region encoding these proteins:
- the pgsA gene encoding CDP-diacylglycerol--glycerol-3-phosphate 3-phosphatidyltransferase, with the protein MNLPNKITLSRVCMIPVFILFLAVDFGWGMIQLGGTEMPIEHLVGAIIFIIASTTDWLDGYLARKNNLVTNMGKFLDPLADKLLVSAAFILLVELGTAPAWIVIVIISREFAVTGLRLILAGGGEVVAANQLGKIKTVAQILAITLLLLHNIFFEAIGIPFGTIMLYIALVFTVWSGVDYFIKNRKILVESM; encoded by the coding sequence ATGAATTTACCAAATAAGATTACGCTCTCCAGAGTATGTATGATCCCTGTTTTCATCCTGTTTCTTGCAGTGGATTTCGGATGGGGGATGATTCAGTTAGGTGGAACTGAAATGCCTATTGAACATTTGGTGGGCGCAATCATCTTTATCATAGCTTCTACAACTGATTGGTTAGATGGATATTTAGCAAGGAAAAACAACCTAGTGACAAATATGGGGAAGTTTTTGGATCCGTTAGCAGATAAATTATTAGTTTCAGCTGCATTTATCTTGTTAGTGGAATTGGGGACGGCTCCTGCCTGGATTGTCATCGTCATTATTAGTAGAGAGTTCGCAGTTACAGGATTACGTTTAATTTTAGCAGGTGGTGGTGAAGTAGTAGCAGCCAACCAGTTAGGTAAAATTAAAACAGTTGCGCAAATTCTAGCGATCACACTTCTTTTATTGCATAATATTTTCTTCGAAGCGATTGGTATTCCGTTCGGAACGATTATGTTATACATAGCATTAGTGTTTACAGTCTGGTCAGGTGTTGATTACTTCATTAAAAATCGTAAAATTTTAGTCGAGTCCATGTAA
- the ymfI gene encoding elongation factor P 5-aminopentanone reductase produces MTRFALVLGASGGIGEAICKQLAEAGWSLYLHYNTNKNQLNQLRVELEETYPTQHFRSVQADFRVEQAAEQLAASIQSVQAIVVANGQAVVKLLLDTSEMDMAELWQVHMQNPARLIALLSEKLRKHDVSYITFIGSIWGSAGAAGEVMYSAVKGAQHAFVKAYAKESAYSGIRVNAIAPGWIDTRMNQEFSTEERQMVLDQIPLLSVGTPQEIANMVEFMLSGKADYMTGEIIQINGGWYM; encoded by the coding sequence ATGACGCGTTTTGCTCTCGTTTTAGGGGCTTCTGGAGGAATTGGAGAAGCGATCTGTAAACAACTAGCTGAAGCGGGATGGTCTTTGTATTTGCATTATAATACGAATAAAAATCAGCTCAATCAATTGCGTGTGGAGTTAGAAGAGACATACCCTACCCAGCATTTCCGTAGTGTGCAAGCTGATTTTAGAGTGGAGCAAGCGGCAGAACAATTAGCGGCAAGCATTCAAAGTGTTCAAGCAATTGTTGTAGCCAACGGTCAGGCAGTCGTAAAACTGCTGTTGGATACAAGTGAAATGGACATGGCGGAATTGTGGCAGGTTCATATGCAAAATCCAGCTCGGTTAATTGCGCTGTTATCTGAAAAACTACGCAAGCATGATGTTTCTTATATTACGTTTATAGGATCGATATGGGGCAGTGCGGGAGCTGCGGGTGAGGTAATGTATTCGGCAGTCAAGGGAGCTCAGCATGCTTTTGTCAAAGCATATGCAAAGGAATCTGCCTATTCAGGCATACGAGTCAATGCGATTGCCCCCGGGTGGATTGATACCCGCATGAATCAGGAGTTTTCTACTGAGGAGCGTCAGATGGTACTTGATCAAATTCCACTTTTGTCTGTTGGAACACCGCAGGAAATAGCAAATATGGTCGAATTTATGCTGAGTGGCAAAGCAGATTATATGACAGGTGAAATAATTCAAATCAATGGTGGCTGGTATATGTAA
- the yfmH gene encoding EF-P 5-aminopentanol modification-associated protein YfmH: MKEIKFDQLQEKIYTETLDNGLKVVILPKRGFSKTFVTFTTKYGSIDRTFKPHGKDEFITVPDGIAHFLEHKMFEKEDGDVFQKFSLNGASANAYTTFGRTAYLFSATNKLKENTKVLLDFVQQPYFTKQTVDKEKGIIAQEITMYDDQPDWRLYFGTIENLYENHPVKIDIAGTVESIQDITAEHLYTCYETFYHPSNMLLFIVGAVKPEEMMAFVKEDQAKKSFDKPEAIERQFPTESKKVDVPERTLTMDVSKPKLNIGMKCNEIDLQGQEMLETELSANLVLDSLFGRTSAFYEKANAEGLVDESFSYEFSMEEGYGFAMVGSDTDEPERLEELIRHTIKDAKTNWPVQEEDLDRMRRKKIGQFMRSLNSIEFIANQYTRYEFNKMNLFDVVPTLENLSMDKLKQAFATFSDDSSYTIFKVLPPKTQ; this comes from the coding sequence ATGAAAGAAATAAAATTTGATCAACTTCAAGAGAAGATTTATACAGAAACACTAGATAATGGACTGAAAGTTGTTATTCTACCGAAACGTGGATTTTCCAAAACATTTGTAACGTTTACAACGAAGTACGGCTCCATTGATCGTACATTCAAACCGCACGGCAAAGATGAATTCATCACAGTACCTGATGGTATTGCTCACTTTCTTGAGCACAAAATGTTCGAGAAAGAAGACGGAGATGTATTCCAAAAATTTAGTTTAAATGGCGCTTCTGCAAATGCGTATACAACATTCGGTAGAACGGCATATCTTTTTTCTGCCACTAATAAACTAAAAGAAAACACAAAGGTACTACTCGACTTCGTTCAACAACCATATTTTACAAAGCAAACTGTGGATAAGGAAAAAGGGATCATTGCCCAGGAAATTACAATGTATGACGACCAGCCTGACTGGCGATTATATTTCGGGACAATTGAAAACCTTTATGAAAACCACCCAGTGAAAATCGATATTGCGGGAACTGTCGAATCTATTCAGGATATTACGGCTGAACATTTATATACATGTTATGAGACGTTCTATCACCCGTCGAATATGCTATTGTTTATTGTTGGAGCAGTGAAGCCAGAGGAAATGATGGCATTTGTTAAAGAAGATCAAGCAAAGAAATCATTTGATAAACCTGAAGCGATTGAACGTCAATTCCCGACTGAATCCAAAAAAGTGGATGTGCCTGAACGTACATTGACAATGGATGTTTCGAAACCCAAATTGAATATTGGTATGAAATGTAATGAAATCGATCTACAGGGCCAAGAAATGCTTGAAACAGAGTTGTCAGCAAATCTCGTACTAGATAGTCTATTCGGTCGTACATCTGCATTTTACGAAAAAGCGAATGCAGAGGGCTTAGTTGATGAATCATTCTCCTATGAATTCTCTATGGAAGAAGGCTACGGCTTTGCCATGGTCGGTTCTGATACAGATGAGCCAGAGCGCTTAGAAGAGTTAATTCGTCATACGATTAAAGATGCGAAAACCAATTGGCCGGTGCAAGAAGAAGATTTGGACAGAATGCGTAGAAAAAAAATCGGTCAATTTATGCGTTCATTGAACTCCATTGAATTTATCGCAAATCAATATACTCGATATGAATTTAACAAAATGAATTTATTTGATGTCGTACCGACTTTGGAAAACTTATCGATGGATAAGTTAAAACAAGCATTTGCGACTTTCTCCGATGACAGTAGCTATACAATCTTCAAAGTACTGCCACCGAAAACGCAATGA
- a CDS encoding DUF3388 domain-containing protein yields MGQWYVEYELQVNRPGLLGDIASLLGMLRVDIVTINGVDGRYRGMLVHTDHDQQIKRFELIASTMDAIVIHKIREPKLRDVLAVRHGHYIQRGTDDRRTYQFIRSELGILVDFLAEIFKQDGHKLIGVRGMPRVGKTESVVAASVCANKKWVFLSSTMIKQTIRTSMMGDEFSDDNIFILDGIVTRKTSDERHMQLVREIMGLPTIKVVEHPDMFVKQSEYTIEDFDIIIELRTTVDQEITYDILEKNDPMSNRNPMGGFNMFN; encoded by the coding sequence ATGGGACAGTGGTATGTCGAATATGAGTTACAAGTCAATCGGCCTGGGTTACTAGGGGATATTGCTTCGTTGCTTGGTATGTTGCGAGTAGATATTGTGACCATTAATGGAGTGGATGGCAGATACCGTGGTATGCTCGTTCACACCGATCATGATCAGCAAATTAAACGTTTCGAGTTAATCGCATCTACTATGGATGCAATTGTGATCCATAAGATCAGAGAACCTAAGTTGCGTGATGTATTGGCTGTTCGTCACGGACACTATATTCAGCGCGGAACTGATGACCGAAGAACGTATCAGTTCATAAGAAGTGAGCTTGGAATTTTAGTAGACTTTTTAGCAGAGATTTTCAAACAAGATGGTCATAAGCTAATCGGTGTTCGCGGCATGCCGCGGGTAGGCAAAACGGAATCCGTAGTAGCAGCAAGTGTTTGTGCCAATAAGAAATGGGTCTTTTTGTCTTCTACAATGATTAAACAAACGATTAGAACGAGTATGATGGGTGATGAGTTCTCAGACGATAACATCTTTATACTTGATGGAATCGTGACGCGAAAAACCTCTGACGAACGTCATATGCAATTAGTGCGTGAAATCATGGGCTTGCCGACCATTAAAGTGGTCGAGCATCCGGATATGTTCGTGAAGCAATCTGAATATACAATTGAAGACTTTGATATTATCATAGAGTTACGCACAACTGTGGATCAAGAGATCACTTACGACATTTTAGAAAAGAATGATCCTATGTCCAACCGTAATCCTATGGGCGGGTTCAATATGTTTAATTGA
- a CDS encoding competence/damage-inducible protein A encodes MKAEIIAVGSELLLGQITNTNARFISARLAEVGIDVYCHTVVGDNPKRLSQTIQLAQQRADILIFSGGLGPTKDDLTKQTIALELDCELVSDEDAMKTIEDYFTHAGKVMTENNKQQALVLKGSTVLPNRNGMAPGMAIGKNNKQYILLPGPPHEMEPMFEHEAIPYLLGVYGKQDVISSKVLKLQGIGESELEVRIQSVLEKQTNPTIAPLASPGMVNLRITAKAKTEEEAQKLILPVEQEIRSIVGEFIYGVDEDTLASKTTELLLQNDWTISVAESLTTGMFMAELGSEAGIGNALKGGVVVYNKEMKIEQLDILPSLLDFHGIVSAECAEAMAESVKERFTTTFGVSLTGAAGPEPHDGQPPGTVWIGIAAEGMKTASYKLQLSSSRDSNRKRSVQFALHYLIQKMKEKKELKY; translated from the coding sequence ATGAAAGCAGAAATAATTGCGGTAGGATCCGAGCTTCTATTAGGGCAAATTACCAATACTAACGCAAGGTTCATATCAGCTAGATTGGCTGAAGTGGGAATTGATGTGTATTGTCATACGGTCGTAGGAGATAATCCTAAACGTTTGTCACAAACAATCCAATTAGCTCAGCAGCGTGCGGATATTCTCATCTTTAGTGGGGGTCTCGGACCAACAAAAGATGACCTGACAAAACAAACTATTGCACTTGAATTGGACTGTGAGCTTGTATCTGATGAAGATGCAATGAAGACGATCGAAGATTATTTTACTCACGCCGGCAAAGTGATGACAGAAAATAATAAACAGCAAGCTCTTGTGTTAAAAGGATCTACAGTATTGCCAAATCGAAATGGCATGGCACCTGGTATGGCGATAGGTAAAAATAATAAACAGTACATTTTATTGCCGGGTCCGCCTCATGAAATGGAGCCCATGTTCGAACATGAAGCGATTCCATATTTACTTGGTGTATACGGGAAACAAGATGTAATTTCTTCTAAAGTATTGAAGTTGCAAGGGATCGGTGAGTCGGAATTGGAAGTTCGTATCCAGTCCGTTCTAGAGAAGCAAACGAACCCTACAATTGCACCATTGGCCTCACCCGGCATGGTCAATTTACGCATTACTGCAAAAGCGAAAACAGAAGAAGAAGCACAGAAATTGATATTACCTGTAGAACAAGAAATTCGCTCTATTGTTGGGGAGTTTATCTATGGTGTAGATGAAGATACGCTTGCTTCCAAAACGACTGAACTTTTGCTACAAAATGATTGGACTATTTCTGTGGCAGAAAGTCTAACTACCGGAATGTTTATGGCGGAACTTGGTTCAGAAGCAGGAATCGGCAATGCGCTAAAAGGTGGCGTAGTAGTGTATAATAAAGAGATGAAAATCGAGCAATTAGATATATTGCCTTCCTTGCTTGATTTCCATGGGATTGTCAGTGCAGAATGTGCTGAAGCTATGGCTGAAAGTGTGAAAGAACGATTTACCACGACATTTGGAGTGAGTCTGACAGGTGCAGCGGGTCCTGAACCGCATGATGGACAGCCACCTGGTACAGTTTGGATCGGCATTGCAGCAGAAGGTATGAAGACAGCATCTTATAAGTTACAGCTATCAAGTTCTCGTGATTCAAATCGTAAACGTTCCGTTCAATTTGCTTTACATTATCTCATTCAAAAAATGAAAGAGAAAAAAGAACTGAAGTATTGA
- the recA gene encoding recombinase RecA — protein MSNRKAALDMALKQIEKQFGKGSVMKMGEKTDLQIDTSSSGSLALDAALGIGGYPRGRVIEIYGPESSGKTTVSLHAIAEVQASGGTAAFIDAEHALDPVYAKKLGVNIDDLLLSQPDTGEQALEIAEALVRSGAVDIVVVDSVAALVPKAEIEGEMGDAHVGLQARLMSQALRKLSGAINKSNTIAVFINQIREKVGVMFGNPEVTPGGRALKFYASVRLEVRRGEAIKQANDIMGNKTRIRVVKNKVAPPFRTAEVDIMYGEGISKEGEILDLGSELEVVQKSGAWYSYEGERLGQGRENAKQFLKENLKMRDEIASKIRESYGLNATNYVIAAHDEEDELDDLLTLSEEK, from the coding sequence TTGAGCAATCGTAAAGCGGCACTAGATATGGCATTAAAACAAATAGAGAAACAATTTGGTAAAGGTTCTGTCATGAAAATGGGTGAAAAGACAGATCTTCAAATTGATACATCATCATCGGGTTCATTGGCTTTGGATGCCGCATTAGGAATAGGCGGATATCCACGTGGACGAGTAATTGAAATATATGGACCAGAAAGCTCTGGTAAAACGACTGTTTCGTTGCACGCAATTGCAGAAGTGCAGGCAAGCGGTGGTACTGCAGCTTTTATTGATGCGGAACACGCATTAGACCCTGTTTATGCAAAAAAATTAGGTGTTAATATCGATGACTTACTATTATCACAGCCGGATACGGGTGAGCAAGCATTAGAAATCGCAGAAGCACTTGTTCGTTCTGGTGCGGTAGATATTGTCGTAGTGGACTCGGTAGCAGCACTTGTTCCAAAAGCAGAAATTGAAGGCGAAATGGGAGACGCACATGTTGGTTTGCAAGCTCGTTTGATGTCTCAAGCGTTGCGTAAACTTTCAGGTGCAATTAATAAATCAAATACTATTGCTGTATTCATTAACCAAATTCGTGAAAAAGTAGGCGTCATGTTTGGTAATCCAGAGGTAACGCCTGGTGGACGTGCATTGAAGTTCTATGCTTCTGTTCGTCTTGAAGTACGAAGAGGCGAAGCGATTAAGCAAGCTAATGATATTATGGGTAACAAAACAAGAATCCGTGTTGTGAAAAATAAGGTAGCCCCTCCATTCCGTACAGCGGAAGTAGATATCATGTATGGTGAAGGAATTTCAAAAGAGGGCGAAATTCTCGATCTAGGCTCGGAGTTAGAAGTCGTCCAAAAGAGTGGTGCTTGGTATTCTTATGAAGGCGAGCGTTTAGGACAAGGCCGTGAAAACGCAAAGCAATTCTTGAAAGAAAACTTGAAAATGCGTGATGAAATTGCATCTAAGATCCGTGAATCATACGGTTTAAATGCTACAAACTACGTAATCGCAGCACATGATGAAGAAGATGAACTTGATGACTTACTAACACTTTCAGAAGAGAAGTAA
- a CDS encoding helix-turn-helix domain-containing protein, giving the protein MIGIGARLKEARISKGLTLEDLQDSTKIQQRYLSAIENEEFQVIPGAFYVRVFIKQYAEAVDLDADEILNLYQDEYEDAVQEKQEKTVPATMQRSASSKQNNELREAMPKIIVALFIIMIFVIVYTLLRDKATDPALDRESTEPGSSVMTDEPGSVEVEKPKQPFEHASTVGETSTFKLSDSDEIILIVKTTGRSWISVTDQDGKERMPEPSGARVVQEGETIEIEANDAESLRIRVGNYENAELSVNGQRIDYPTDLIPQNIVLKKP; this is encoded by the coding sequence TTGATCGGAATTGGTGCTCGTTTGAAAGAAGCGAGGATTTCAAAAGGATTGACGCTAGAAGATTTGCAGGACAGTACGAAAATTCAACAACGTTACCTGTCGGCAATTGAAAATGAAGAATTTCAAGTTATTCCTGGCGCCTTTTACGTTCGTGTTTTTATTAAACAGTATGCAGAAGCGGTGGACTTGGACGCGGATGAAATACTCAATCTTTATCAAGATGAGTACGAAGATGCAGTGCAAGAGAAACAAGAGAAGACTGTACCAGCCACCATGCAACGAAGTGCAAGTTCAAAGCAAAATAATGAGTTAAGAGAAGCGATGCCAAAAATAATTGTTGCACTATTTATCATCATGATTTTTGTTATTGTTTATACTTTATTACGAGACAAAGCGACAGATCCGGCTCTAGATCGGGAATCAACAGAACCTGGTTCATCAGTCATGACGGATGAACCAGGTTCTGTGGAAGTCGAGAAACCTAAGCAGCCATTTGAACATGCTTCGACTGTGGGTGAAACGTCTACATTCAAACTGTCTGATTCTGACGAAATTATATTGATTGTCAAAACGACAGGAAGGTCTTGGATCTCAGTAACCGATCAAGATGGCAAAGAACGGATGCCTGAACCAAGCGGTGCCCGAGTAGTTCAAGAAGGTGAAACTATTGAAATTGAAGCGAACGATGCGGAAAGTTTAAGAATACGAGTTGGTAATTACGAGAACGCGGAGTTGTCCGTTAATGGGCAACGCATAGATTACCCAACAGACCTTATCCCACAAAATATCGTATTAAAAAAACCGTAG